A stretch of the Mycobacterium shigaense genome encodes the following:
- a CDS encoding acyl-CoA dehydrogenase family protein encodes MDYDLGEDAVELRHRLRELISQHVPADFLGACTEDPQDLATTETFCKLLATEGLLALAWPKEHGGGGGSVWQQTVLREEMWAQHEPRGPQYMGINWVGPALMRYGTDEQKAKHLGAIASGDVIWCQGFSEPEAGTDLVSLRTRAVPDGSGGQGWRITGQKVWTSYAQMASWCVLAACTDPNAPKHQRLTLFLLPMDRAGFTVRQIPSMLGPHHLNEMFLDDVEALPGDVLGEPGDGWRVMREALAFERVGIARYARCESLLDRMQKQLGDDWDRLPETIRARWVRALVDLRVARLLAYRAVSLQDDPAAGAAASAARIATTTCDQQVAELLFDVLGPTALDSGAAAALHGAIEDHWRYAQAATVASGTIEVQRMLVARDALGEHR; translated from the coding sequence ATGGACTACGACCTCGGCGAGGATGCCGTCGAACTGCGACACCGCCTGCGGGAGTTGATATCCCAGCATGTACCCGCCGACTTCCTGGGTGCCTGCACCGAGGACCCGCAAGACCTCGCCACCACCGAGACGTTCTGCAAGCTGCTCGCCACCGAGGGCCTGTTGGCCCTGGCCTGGCCGAAAGAGCATGGGGGCGGCGGTGGTTCGGTCTGGCAGCAGACCGTGCTGCGCGAGGAGATGTGGGCGCAACACGAGCCGCGCGGCCCGCAGTACATGGGCATCAACTGGGTCGGGCCCGCCCTGATGCGGTACGGGACCGACGAGCAGAAGGCCAAGCACCTCGGCGCGATCGCCTCCGGCGACGTGATCTGGTGCCAGGGCTTCTCCGAGCCGGAGGCCGGAACAGACCTGGTCTCGTTGCGCACCCGCGCGGTACCTGACGGCTCGGGTGGTCAGGGGTGGCGGATCACCGGTCAGAAGGTGTGGACCTCGTACGCTCAGATGGCGTCCTGGTGCGTGCTCGCGGCCTGCACCGACCCCAACGCCCCGAAACATCAGCGGCTCACGCTGTTTCTGCTCCCGATGGACCGGGCCGGTTTCACGGTGCGACAGATCCCGTCGATGCTGGGGCCGCATCACCTCAACGAGATGTTCCTCGACGATGTGGAGGCGTTGCCCGGCGACGTGCTCGGCGAACCGGGCGACGGCTGGCGGGTGATGCGGGAGGCACTGGCGTTCGAGCGGGTCGGCATCGCGCGGTACGCGCGTTGCGAATCGCTACTGGACCGGATGCAAAAGCAGCTCGGCGACGACTGGGACCGACTGCCCGAAACCATCCGCGCCCGTTGGGTGCGCGCGCTCGTCGACCTGCGGGTGGCTCGCCTGCTGGCGTATCGCGCCGTGTCGCTGCAGGACGACCCGGCCGCTGGGGCGGCCGCCAGCGCCGCGCGCATCGCCACCACCACCTGCGATCAGCAGGTGGCCGAGCTGCTGTTCGACGTGCTAGGGCCGACCGCGCTGGACAGCGGGGCCGCCGCGGCGCTGCACGGCGCGATCGAAGACCATTGGCGCTACGCGCAGGCGGCGACCGTGGCGTCGGGCACCATCGAAGTCCAGCGCATGCTGGTGGCGCGCGACGCGTTGGGAGAACATCGATGA
- a CDS encoding cation-translocating P-type ATPase: MNWPLSRLVVDIDENGPSVGELVRRVEVIERIYLEPADEVEVFGDSEPPKPARLSTIDIPGDGEEVVNRLSLLAAKAASLGVTTVLQVMRAPRLPRAFAAATTFAEAQPDVRRVFERALGRARADAVLALGTAVTQSLGHTPSVIAADMLLRSLRLIEALAAVDAWNEHEPRLAVSAKCKPQPQATRPRAVPDTSSENYARAATAAGLAGAIALTVSGGAALASEAVIVAAPRALNYARESFATTFCAGLNRHHHTLVLRPDALRRLDGVDVLIIDPAVLIGETLRVAEISGVDGELRTKVWQCAQTDVNAGLLEPGVHSGCSLSPAHQLPELRDLEVVVARSADPFAEPLIAAARSAELRLVSVDRADPGHLRGTFDELVPVGDDVDLAVTDAVRRLQSDGRIVAVVGRDLPQAFAAADLAMAVWSNDKAPAWSADVLMPNLKVACRIVDAIPAAKSAARRGVELAAAGTVLGALTLLPGVRAAGVRPSIAAAALALIPGYVIARGVTMQADPAAAADTEWHALDVDQAQEHLRLLRPDLASSPAVVAPQLPQSRTRALARAFADNSKDIVGAMWHEMQDPLTPILATGAMASALVGSPMDGILVGIVLLGSAGIAAGQRLSSDRQLNKMLSAQTPLARVSTGPDQFEMAEIEQLTVGAIIEVRAGEVIPADARVLSAVAVEVDESSLTGESLPVTKHPDPTPGRALAERSCMIYEGSTVLSGVCRAIVVAVGDATAGGRAMALAPKRRDEVGLHAQLAGVTAKVLPWTMTGGAGVVLTALLRGSGIKEAVTSGVYCAVAAVPEGLPLVATLAQREAARRLTERNVLVRAPRSVETLGRVEVVCFDKTGTLSENRLVVTDISPQPGFDEELILERAALATPVAVSEHAPLQATDAAVVNKAGNQPKRDRELPFRAGRAYAAGLDGDTLAVKGGPEIVLSACVEGEDDATRETLLAHVHDMATRGLRVIAVAERKVTEDELAIAQDKGLEPLCGKGLRLLGFLGITDTPRPDARELLLGLAKRDIGVRVITGDHPATARAIARQIGLDVSEDSIITGARWERLSIAERAEVVKTNVIYARMSPEQKVQIVQQISNSGVVTAMVGDGANDAAAIRAAAVGVGVSSHGSDPARGAADVVLTEGRVGSLLEAIEEGHRLWQQAQAAVAMLLGGNAGEIAFNMYGTMVRGVAPLTARQILLVNILTDVFPTTAVAVSAVRNMRPPSERGINMNDLSHTVAIRGAATTIGASASWSMATFTRANPQRAATVGLVGLVTTQLGQTLLESRDPLVISTVAGTFLAMGALITTPGLSQLVGCVPLGPLGWIEGVAPAVGLTVLTAAKPDFLLRMASVIGKRVTKYGANADRALANAVEAVHAWAQELPGVADGEDADRNRAPQLELTPAG, from the coding sequence GTGAATTGGCCGCTGTCGCGATTGGTCGTCGACATCGACGAAAACGGGCCGTCCGTCGGGGAGTTGGTCCGCAGGGTCGAGGTGATCGAGCGGATCTACCTCGAGCCGGCCGATGAAGTCGAGGTATTCGGTGACTCCGAGCCGCCCAAGCCGGCCCGCTTGTCCACGATCGATATCCCCGGGGACGGCGAAGAGGTCGTCAACCGGCTGAGCCTGCTGGCGGCCAAGGCCGCGTCGCTGGGCGTGACGACCGTGCTGCAGGTGATGCGGGCACCCCGGTTGCCGCGGGCATTCGCGGCCGCGACCACGTTCGCCGAGGCGCAGCCCGATGTGCGCCGGGTCTTCGAGCGGGCGCTCGGTCGGGCGCGTGCCGACGCCGTGCTTGCGTTGGGAACGGCCGTCACGCAGTCGCTGGGCCACACACCGTCGGTCATCGCCGCCGACATGTTGCTGCGCAGCCTGCGTCTCATCGAAGCGCTCGCGGCGGTGGACGCCTGGAACGAGCACGAACCCCGGCTCGCGGTCAGCGCTAAATGCAAGCCGCAGCCGCAAGCCACGCGTCCGCGGGCGGTGCCAGACACGTCGTCGGAGAACTACGCGCGAGCGGCGACCGCGGCGGGCCTTGCCGGTGCCATCGCGCTCACTGTGAGCGGCGGCGCCGCACTGGCGAGTGAGGCGGTCATCGTCGCCGCGCCACGGGCGTTGAACTACGCCCGCGAGTCGTTCGCCACCACGTTCTGCGCCGGGTTGAACCGGCACCATCACACCCTGGTGCTGCGGCCGGACGCGCTGCGCCGGCTCGACGGGGTCGATGTGCTGATCATCGACCCCGCGGTGCTGATCGGCGAAACCCTGCGTGTCGCCGAGATCAGCGGCGTCGACGGGGAACTGCGCACCAAGGTGTGGCAGTGCGCCCAAACCGATGTCAACGCCGGGCTGCTCGAGCCCGGAGTCCACAGCGGGTGCTCGCTGTCCCCGGCGCACCAGCTGCCCGAGCTGCGTGACCTGGAGGTCGTGGTGGCGCGCAGCGCCGACCCCTTCGCCGAACCGCTGATCGCCGCGGCCCGCTCCGCTGAGCTGCGACTCGTCTCGGTGGATCGGGCCGACCCCGGCCACCTGCGCGGGACGTTCGACGAACTCGTCCCCGTCGGCGACGACGTCGATCTCGCGGTCACCGACGCGGTGCGGCGCTTGCAGTCGGACGGCCGGATCGTCGCCGTCGTGGGTCGCGACCTGCCGCAGGCGTTCGCGGCCGCGGATCTGGCGATGGCCGTCTGGTCGAACGACAAAGCGCCCGCGTGGTCGGCGGACGTCCTGATGCCGAATCTGAAGGTGGCCTGCCGCATCGTCGACGCCATACCCGCGGCGAAGTCGGCGGCCCGGCGCGGCGTCGAATTGGCCGCCGCCGGAACCGTTCTCGGGGCGCTGACGCTGCTGCCGGGCGTCCGGGCCGCAGGTGTGCGACCGAGTATCGCGGCGGCCGCGCTGGCGCTGATCCCCGGCTATGTGATCGCGCGCGGCGTGACCATGCAAGCCGATCCGGCTGCCGCCGCGGACACCGAGTGGCATGCGCTGGACGTCGATCAGGCGCAGGAGCACCTCCGGCTGCTTAGGCCGGATCTCGCCAGCAGCCCAGCCGTTGTGGCGCCCCAGTTGCCGCAGTCGCGGACGCGGGCGTTGGCGAGAGCCTTCGCGGACAACAGCAAAGACATCGTCGGGGCGATGTGGCACGAGATGCAGGACCCGCTCACCCCGATCCTGGCCACCGGGGCCATGGCGAGCGCGCTCGTCGGTTCGCCGATGGACGGAATTCTCGTCGGGATTGTTCTCCTGGGCAGCGCCGGCATTGCCGCGGGGCAGCGACTCAGCTCGGACCGCCAGCTGAACAAGATGCTCAGCGCCCAGACGCCGCTGGCGCGGGTCAGCACCGGTCCCGATCAGTTCGAGATGGCGGAAATCGAGCAGTTGACGGTGGGCGCCATCATCGAAGTGCGGGCCGGCGAGGTCATCCCCGCCGACGCACGTGTGTTGAGCGCGGTCGCCGTCGAGGTCGACGAATCGTCGCTCACCGGCGAATCACTGCCGGTGACCAAGCACCCCGACCCGACACCGGGGCGCGCGCTGGCCGAACGGTCCTGCATGATCTACGAGGGCTCGACCGTGCTCAGCGGTGTATGCCGCGCGATCGTTGTCGCGGTCGGTGACGCGACGGCCGGCGGGCGGGCCATGGCGCTGGCACCCAAGCGGCGCGACGAGGTGGGCCTGCACGCCCAGCTGGCGGGGGTGACCGCGAAGGTGCTGCCTTGGACCATGACCGGCGGCGCGGGCGTGGTACTGACCGCATTGCTGCGGGGCTCGGGCATCAAGGAGGCCGTCACCAGCGGTGTCTACTGCGCGGTCGCCGCGGTACCCGAGGGCCTGCCGCTGGTGGCGACCCTGGCCCAGCGCGAAGCGGCACGGCGACTGACAGAGCGCAATGTTCTTGTGCGGGCGCCACGCTCGGTCGAGACGCTCGGCCGCGTCGAGGTCGTCTGCTTCGACAAGACCGGGACGCTGAGCGAGAACCGGCTAGTGGTCACCGACATCTCCCCGCAGCCGGGCTTCGACGAAGAACTGATCCTCGAGCGCGCGGCGCTGGCGACGCCGGTGGCGGTCAGCGAGCACGCTCCGCTGCAGGCCACCGACGCCGCCGTCGTCAACAAGGCCGGCAACCAGCCTAAGCGGGACCGCGAGCTGCCGTTCCGCGCGGGCCGGGCGTACGCGGCCGGGCTGGACGGCGACACGCTCGCCGTGAAGGGTGGACCCGAGATTGTCCTGTCGGCGTGTGTGGAGGGTGAGGACGACGCCACTCGCGAGACGCTGCTGGCTCACGTGCACGACATGGCCACCCGCGGCCTTCGGGTGATCGCGGTCGCCGAACGCAAGGTGACCGAAGACGAGCTCGCGATCGCTCAGGACAAGGGCCTGGAACCGCTGTGCGGCAAAGGATTACGCCTGCTTGGCTTCCTCGGCATCACCGACACACCGCGGCCGGATGCCAGAGAATTGCTACTCGGGCTGGCCAAGCGCGACATCGGCGTTCGGGTCATCACGGGTGACCATCCGGCCACCGCCCGTGCGATCGCCCGTCAGATCGGCCTCGACGTCTCCGAAGACTCCATCATCACGGGAGCCCGCTGGGAGCGGTTGTCGATCGCCGAACGCGCCGAGGTCGTCAAGACCAACGTCATCTATGCGCGGATGAGCCCCGAGCAGAAGGTCCAGATCGTCCAGCAGATCAGCAATTCCGGCGTCGTCACCGCAATGGTCGGCGACGGCGCCAACGATGCCGCCGCGATCCGCGCCGCGGCGGTCGGGGTCGGCGTGTCCTCGCACGGCAGCGACCCGGCCCGCGGCGCCGCCGACGTGGTGCTGACCGAAGGGCGAGTCGGAAGTCTGCTGGAGGCGATCGAGGAGGGGCACCGGCTGTGGCAGCAGGCGCAGGCCGCGGTCGCTATGTTGCTGGGCGGTAATGCCGGCGAAATCGCCTTCAACATGTACGGAACGATGGTGCGAGGTGTGGCGCCGCTGACCGCCCGGCAGATCCTGCTGGTGAACATCCTGACCGACGTCTTCCCCACGACGGCCGTGGCGGTGAGCGCCGTTCGCAACATGCGACCTCCGTCAGAGCGCGGGATCAACATGAACGACCTCTCACACACGGTTGCCATCCGCGGGGCGGCGACGACCATTGGTGCCAGCGCCTCGTGGAGCATGGCCACCTTCACCCGGGCCAATCCGCAGCGCGCGGCGACGGTCGGTCTGGTGGGCCTCGTTACCACGCAGCTCGGCCAAACGCTGCTGGAATCGCGGGATCCGCTCGTCATCAGCACCGTCGCTGGGACTTTCCTCGCAATGGGTGCCTTGATCACGACTCCGGGCCTCAGCCAACTCGTCGGCTGCGTGCCATTGGGTCCGTTGGGGTGGATCGAAGGCGTCGCCCCGGCCGTCGGTCTGACCGTGCTCACCGCCGCCAAGCCCGACTTCTTGTTGCGGATGGCGTCGGTGATCGGCAAGCGCGTGACGAAATACGGGGCGAACGCCGACCGCGCGTTGGCCAATGCGGTCGAGGCGGTTCACGCCTGGGCGCAGGAACTCCCCGGCGTGGCCGACGGCGAAGATGCCGACCGGAACCGGGCGCCTCAACTCGAACTCACCCCTGCCGGCTGA
- a CDS encoding hotdog fold thioesterase, which produces MTDVSEDAEVTRGDRFIKTAVAILGETGRTDFTVQEVVARSKTSLRAFYQHFGSKDELLLDLLDRTMVQSAQAWRAEIAGLDSTSALKLVIDRVCQQPESSTQDSLNRALTLYNQHLAETRPREYARVLSPLHQLIRDVVGQGITEGVFNPALDVGASAAIILQTVVNAQRLHWLGSELNGTPINAGQLYEFAARALGIRDERDKSTTPSLGELFAQIGLRAATRDGEFAMTMPVSPNVVNTSGALQGGLIATLVDVAGGQYGLDFLEPGTTMTTADLFVRYLRPIRQGSALAVPRMLRSGRRAMVMQIDIYGDGDELAATATVNFAIINGATPKGLRSDT; this is translated from the coding sequence ATGACCGACGTCAGTGAGGACGCCGAGGTAACGCGCGGCGACCGCTTCATCAAGACCGCGGTGGCCATCTTGGGCGAAACCGGGCGCACCGACTTCACCGTGCAGGAGGTCGTGGCGCGCTCCAAGACCTCGTTGCGGGCTTTCTACCAACACTTCGGCAGCAAGGACGAATTGCTGCTCGACCTGCTGGACCGCACGATGGTGCAATCGGCCCAGGCCTGGCGCGCCGAGATCGCCGGCCTGGACAGCACGTCGGCGCTGAAGCTGGTCATCGATCGCGTCTGTCAGCAGCCCGAATCCTCCACCCAGGACAGCCTGAACCGGGCGCTGACCCTGTACAACCAGCACCTCGCCGAGACCCGTCCCCGCGAATACGCGCGGGTCCTTTCCCCGCTGCATCAACTGATCCGCGACGTCGTGGGGCAGGGCATCACCGAGGGGGTGTTCAACCCCGCACTCGACGTCGGGGCGAGCGCCGCGATCATCCTGCAGACCGTGGTCAACGCGCAGCGATTGCATTGGCTGGGAAGCGAATTGAACGGGACACCAATCAACGCCGGCCAGCTCTACGAGTTCGCCGCGCGTGCCCTCGGCATCCGCGACGAGCGGGACAAGTCGACCACGCCCTCGCTCGGCGAGCTGTTCGCCCAGATTGGCTTGCGAGCGGCCACCCGCGACGGCGAATTCGCGATGACCATGCCGGTCAGCCCTAACGTGGTGAACACCTCCGGCGCGCTGCAGGGCGGCCTGATCGCCACGCTGGTCGACGTGGCCGGCGGGCAATACGGGCTGGACTTCCTGGAGCCCGGCACTACGATGACGACGGCCGACCTCTTCGTCCGCTACCTGCGGCCGATCCGGCAGGGCTCGGCGCTCGCCGTGCCGCGCATGCTGCGCTCCGGGCGCCGGGCGATGGTCATGCAAATCGACATCTACGGCGACGGTGACGAGCTCGCCGCGACGGCGACCGTGAATTTCGCGATCATCAACGGCGCGACACCCAAAGGTCTGCGGTCAGACACCTAG
- a CDS encoding amidohydrolase family protein — translation MPSRELPFPVFDADNHMYEPQEALTKFLPDNRKNVIDYVQVRGRTKIVVRGHISEYIPNPTFEKVAKPGAQEDYFRNGAQGKTYREILGEPMKAIPAFREPGPRLEVMDELGIDYALMFPTLASLVEERMKDDPEMTHDVIHALNQWMHEQWTFNYQDRIFATPVITLPIVDRALEELQWCLKRGARTVLVRPAPVPGFKGSRSFGLEEFDPFWQACIQAEIPVSMHASDSGYSEFANVWEPGDEFLPFKPTPFRSFAMGHRPILDAMGALVCHGALSRNPELRILSIENGADWVPDLFKGLKGVYKKMPQSFSEDPIQAFKRCVYITPFWEDRFTEIVNMVGTDRVMFGSDWPHPEGLKDPISFVDELTDFSEEDVAKIMGGNLMQLMKVSTPAKKPVSA, via the coding sequence ATGCCGTCTCGCGAGCTGCCCTTTCCCGTCTTCGACGCCGACAACCATATGTACGAGCCGCAGGAGGCGCTGACCAAGTTCCTCCCCGACAACCGCAAGAACGTCATCGACTACGTGCAGGTGCGCGGTCGCACCAAGATCGTGGTGCGCGGCCACATCAGCGAGTACATCCCCAACCCGACGTTCGAGAAGGTCGCCAAGCCGGGCGCCCAGGAGGACTACTTCCGCAACGGCGCGCAGGGCAAGACCTACCGCGAGATCCTGGGCGAGCCGATGAAGGCCATTCCCGCATTCCGCGAACCCGGCCCGAGGCTCGAGGTCATGGACGAGTTGGGCATCGACTACGCGCTGATGTTTCCCACTCTGGCCAGCCTGGTCGAGGAGCGCATGAAGGACGACCCGGAGATGACCCACGACGTCATCCACGCGCTCAACCAGTGGATGCACGAGCAATGGACGTTTAACTATCAGGACCGCATCTTCGCCACCCCGGTCATCACGCTGCCCATCGTCGACCGAGCGCTCGAGGAACTGCAGTGGTGTCTCAAGCGCGGTGCCCGCACCGTCCTGGTCCGCCCGGCGCCGGTGCCCGGCTTCAAGGGCAGCCGGTCGTTCGGCCTCGAGGAGTTCGATCCGTTCTGGCAGGCCTGCATCCAGGCCGAGATCCCGGTGTCGATGCACGCCTCGGACAGCGGTTACTCCGAGTTCGCGAACGTGTGGGAGCCGGGCGACGAGTTCCTGCCGTTCAAGCCGACCCCATTCCGCAGCTTCGCGATGGGTCACCGGCCAATCCTGGACGCCATGGGCGCGCTGGTCTGCCACGGCGCACTCTCGCGCAACCCCGAGCTGCGGATCCTGTCCATCGAGAACGGCGCCGACTGGGTGCCGGACCTGTTCAAGGGCCTCAAGGGCGTCTACAAGAAGATGCCGCAGTCGTTCAGCGAGGACCCGATCCAGGCATTCAAGCGCTGCGTCTACATCACACCGTTCTGGGAGGATCGGTTCACCGAGATCGTCAACATGGTCGGTACCGACCGGGTGATGTTCGGCTCCGACTGGCCGCACCCCGAGGGCCTCAAGGATCCCATTTCGTTTGTCGACGAACTCACCGACTTCTCGGAGGAGGACGTCGCCAAGATTATGGGCGGCAACCTGATGCAGCTGATGAAGGTTTCCACGCCGGCGAAGAAGCCGGTTTCCGCCTGA
- a CDS encoding class I adenylate-forming enzyme family protein, whose translation MTTQSVGAEVTPDPFEDGIPFGRKLQELAAELPDTAAVTVVALDGTAQTLTFGELEARANQWGRALAAAGAETGSLVALAIPNSHHLVLATLGCWKIGAVPIPMHWDLPEWERERVRGVINPAVVVDEDSRWELDARAAAESQDPLPEAVSPTANGICSSGSTGVPKVILNLAPSLWIPQHGEPFLANWTPVAKPQIILVPAPMYHTNGFATLLMLLSGDHLVILEKFDAAVFVDSIERYRITNFTATPTMLARIAALPDIRQRDFSSVVFILQGAAVMPPSLLHTWFELLSPEQIVTAYGMTENLGLTALRGDEWLSHPGSVGRGFRDTEILILDADKNPVGPGVHGEIYLRSMMSAGYRYLGGASPLPSTEDGFRSAGDIGHLDEDGFLYIVDRRVDMIVSGGANVFPAEVESALAGHPDIADVVVIGLADERWGRRAHAVVQRAEGASLAEHHVIEYAKNRLAPYKAPKTVEFVDAIPRTAATKVNRSAMIQARGG comes from the coding sequence GTGACCACTCAGTCCGTCGGGGCCGAGGTGACGCCCGACCCGTTCGAAGACGGAATCCCGTTCGGGCGCAAGCTTCAAGAGCTCGCCGCGGAGCTGCCCGACACGGCGGCGGTCACCGTCGTCGCGCTCGACGGCACGGCGCAGACCCTGACCTTCGGCGAGCTCGAGGCCCGCGCCAACCAATGGGGGCGGGCGCTGGCCGCCGCCGGCGCCGAGACGGGTTCGCTGGTGGCGCTTGCTATCCCGAACTCCCACCACCTGGTGCTGGCCACGCTCGGGTGCTGGAAGATCGGCGCGGTCCCGATTCCCATGCACTGGGATCTGCCTGAATGGGAGCGGGAGCGGGTGCGCGGGGTGATCAATCCCGCCGTCGTCGTCGACGAGGACAGCCGTTGGGAACTCGACGCGCGCGCGGCAGCCGAGTCGCAGGATCCACTGCCGGAGGCCGTGTCCCCGACCGCGAACGGGATCTGCAGCAGCGGTTCCACTGGTGTGCCCAAGGTGATCCTCAATCTGGCTCCCTCGCTGTGGATCCCCCAGCACGGCGAACCGTTTCTGGCCAACTGGACACCCGTGGCCAAACCGCAGATCATTCTGGTGCCCGCGCCGATGTATCACACCAACGGATTCGCGACGTTGCTGATGCTGCTCAGCGGCGACCATCTGGTGATCCTGGAAAAGTTCGATGCGGCAGTGTTCGTCGACTCCATCGAGCGCTACCGGATCACCAACTTCACGGCCACGCCCACGATGCTGGCGCGCATCGCGGCCCTGCCCGACATCCGGCAGCGCGATTTCTCCAGCGTCGTGTTCATCCTGCAGGGCGCCGCGGTGATGCCGCCGTCGCTGCTGCACACGTGGTTCGAATTGCTCAGCCCCGAGCAGATCGTGACGGCTTACGGCATGACGGAGAATCTGGGGCTCACCGCACTGCGCGGCGACGAGTGGCTGTCGCATCCCGGCAGCGTCGGGCGCGGCTTCCGGGACACCGAGATCCTGATCCTGGACGCCGACAAGAACCCCGTCGGTCCCGGCGTACACGGGGAGATCTACCTGCGCTCGATGATGAGCGCTGGCTATCGCTACCTGGGCGGGGCGTCGCCGTTGCCGTCGACCGAGGACGGCTTTCGCTCCGCCGGCGACATCGGCCACCTCGACGAGGACGGCTTCCTCTACATCGTCGACCGCCGGGTCGACATGATCGTCAGTGGCGGCGCCAATGTCTTTCCCGCCGAAGTGGAGTCGGCGCTTGCCGGTCACCCCGACATCGCCGACGTCGTCGTCATCGGACTCGCGGACGAGCGGTGGGGACGCCGGGCGCATGCGGTGGTGCAGCGCGCCGAGGGGGCATCGCTGGCCGAGCATCACGTGATCGAGTACGCCAAGAACCGGCTTGCGCCGTACAAGGCGCCCAAGACGGTCGAGTTCGTCGACGCCATCCCCCGCACGGCGGCGACCAAGGTCAATCGATCGGCGATGATCCAGGCCCGAGGCGGCTGA
- a CDS encoding acyl-CoA dehydrogenase family protein produces MKPTLPQDITDFAAAAAKRLGRLGGPQAALRAEADDSIRDAARSALNELGAFELDVRSGLDDLLAAAVLCQTAGANVLPYPLVEELLAIDGARLTLVDPDAPRIDHGDLPGEWVAADLDGTRYHPQPGSRTAAKLGPFLVPATLSGPDGTVPAADVNLHLVLGSWRILGAMQQSLRIVTAHVQSRIQFGKPLADFQSVRFAVADAAVAVRGLYELAKYTICRPESLPVQVHSADALVLRFKATDTARQVLRTSHQLLGALGFCDESDVSVLDRHTQPLIRLPLGAEALGLRLISDVRDGHLETLFTEPVSA; encoded by the coding sequence ATGAAACCGACTCTGCCACAGGACATCACCGACTTCGCGGCGGCCGCCGCCAAGCGACTGGGCCGGCTGGGCGGGCCGCAGGCCGCGCTGCGTGCCGAGGCCGACGACAGCATCCGGGACGCCGCACGCTCGGCGCTGAACGAGCTGGGCGCGTTCGAGCTCGACGTCCGCTCCGGGCTCGACGACCTGCTGGCCGCCGCCGTGCTGTGTCAGACCGCCGGCGCGAACGTGCTGCCCTACCCCCTCGTGGAGGAGCTGCTGGCGATCGATGGCGCCCGGTTGACGTTGGTCGATCCCGACGCGCCCCGCATCGATCACGGTGACCTGCCCGGTGAGTGGGTCGCCGCCGATCTCGACGGCACCCGCTACCACCCGCAGCCGGGGTCGCGCACCGCGGCCAAACTGGGGCCGTTCCTGGTTCCGGCCACCCTGAGCGGACCCGATGGAACCGTACCGGCGGCCGACGTTAATCTTCATCTTGTGCTGGGATCATGGCGGATTCTGGGAGCGATGCAGCAGTCGCTGCGGATCGTCACCGCACACGTGCAATCCCGGATCCAATTCGGCAAGCCGCTGGCCGACTTCCAGTCCGTCAGGTTCGCCGTCGCGGACGCCGCCGTGGCGGTGCGCGGGCTGTACGAACTCGCGAAGTACACCATCTGCCGGCCGGAATCCCTGCCCGTCCAGGTGCATTCGGCCGATGCGCTAGTACTGCGGTTCAAGGCCACCGACACCGCACGACAGGTGCTGCGCACGTCGCACCAACTGCTCGGGGCCCTCGGGTTCTGCGACGAGTCCGATGTCAGCGTGCTCGATCGGCACACCCAGCCCCTGATCCGGTTGCCGCTGGGCGCCGAAGCGCTGGGCCTGCGGCTGATCTCCGATGTGCGCGACGGCCACCTGGAGACGCTGTTCACCGAGCCGGTATCAGCGTGA